A genomic window from Spiroplasma endosymbiont of Labia minor includes:
- a CDS encoding EAL domain-containing protein, whose product MQSVSQNLGNWIIIALSFTLILVVIYATIFGFTRHIFERNKIFYHITLGLIFGLTSILFYLISILKLPLNNLGYFLLINLLIFLVFWICLVFISIYTALIVASINAILLFLLPNVVENLFSIDFNLFNILIIVLAYVTTTTLWIISRFFKILNLWWQWSIATVILLSFGLILQFIELRTEKNIASIIILLIDLSFSYFAYFILQFFETIYLHAKKLQNLTSYNHTYFVREAMANHYLSKKINNGKIKYGYYLMYFIDGFESVEKKIDNLLLNTIIESIADQSYKYFSEVYKDLTFFKINYRVFGVFIPIEFGKENWMEKSLQGNFLKSRPIEDELSKLETVFKKIKTIFLIDEYLLKLKLKGVVSIYGITSNDINKLQSINTYFSHQQLTNKYENKLLLVDSAELKHYQDQDRKVSIMRDITNIAFNSIVYYSICGIKSGEILGYYLKLMIQGEFIQFQNGDDNYDQIVEYNLESIYIRYIANLFAESVEKNRNIIKNKLTFIQYDSLFASSKNFNIEEFLNKLNNHKIRDLNLVFTFNINSDAKSFDLLKENIGKIKNAGYKIALNNVGIYSIQYELLNVYKPNYIILDSKVTKEFASKSIYKNLTDYIINICKKLEISIIASDIDGFFKFKQIQNYNIDYAYGNIIGSSLEPKYDLDKEARYILFKEKNNSTSIK is encoded by the coding sequence ATGCAAAGTGTTTCACAAAATCTGGGCAATTGAATTATAATAGCACTTTCATTTACATTAATATTAGTAGTTATTTACGCAACTATTTTTGGCTTTACCCGTCATATATTTGAACGTAATAAAATTTTCTATCATATAACGCTAGGTTTAATTTTCGGTTTAACATCGATATTATTTTATTTAATTTCTATTTTAAAACTCCCCTTAAATAATTTGGGTTATTTTTTATTAATTAATTTGTTGATTTTTTTAGTTTTTTGAATTTGTTTAGTTTTCATTTCTATTTATACCGCACTTATTGTTGCAAGTATTAATGCAATATTATTATTTCTATTACCAAATGTTGTTGAAAATTTATTTTCAATAGATTTCAATTTGTTTAATATATTGATTATTGTTCTAGCTTATGTTACAACTACAACATTATGAATTATAAGCAGGTTTTTTAAAATTTTGAATTTGTGATGACAGTGATCAATTGCTACTGTTATCTTGCTTTCTTTTGGTTTAATTTTACAATTTATTGAATTGAGAACTGAGAAAAATATTGCAAGTATAATTATTTTGTTAATAGATTTATCTTTTAGTTATTTTGCATATTTTATTTTACAATTTTTTGAAACTATTTATTTGCATGCAAAAAAATTACAAAATTTAACTTCTTACAATCATACTTATTTTGTTCGTGAAGCAATGGCAAATCACTATTTGTCTAAAAAAATTAATAATGGTAAAATTAAATATGGATATTATTTAATGTATTTCATTGATGGCTTTGAATCTGTTGAAAAAAAGATTGATAACTTATTATTAAATACAATAATAGAATCTATAGCTGACCAATCGTATAAATATTTTTCAGAAGTTTATAAAGATTTAACTTTTTTTAAAATAAATTATAGAGTATTTGGTGTATTTATTCCTATTGAATTTGGCAAAGAAAATTGAATGGAAAAATCATTACAGGGTAATTTCCTGAAATCAAGACCAATAGAAGATGAACTATCAAAATTAGAAACGGTATTTAAAAAAATAAAAACCATTTTTTTGATTGATGAATATTTATTGAAATTAAAACTAAAAGGTGTAGTTTCAATTTATGGAATAACATCTAATGACATTAATAAATTGCAATCAATAAATACATATTTTTCACATCAACAATTAACTAATAAATATGAAAATAAATTACTTCTAGTTGATTCTGCTGAGTTAAAACATTATCAAGATCAAGACCGTAAAGTATCAATTATGCGAGATATTACAAATATTGCATTTAATTCTATTGTTTATTATTCTATTTGTGGCATAAAATCTGGTGAAATACTTGGCTACTATTTGAAATTAATGATTCAAGGAGAATTTATTCAATTTCAAAATGGTGATGATAATTATGATCAAATTGTTGAGTATAATCTAGAATCTATTTATATAAGATATATAGCAAATTTGTTTGCAGAATCTGTGGAAAAAAATAGAAATATTATAAAAAATAAATTAACATTCATACAGTATGATTCATTATTTGCGTCCTCAAAAAATTTTAATATAGAAGAATTTTTAAATAAACTCAATAATCATAAAATTAGAGATTTAAATCTTGTTTTTACTTTTAATATTAATTCTGATGCCAAATCTTTTGATTTATTGAAGGAAAATATAGGTAAAATTAAAAATGCTGGATATAAAATTGCATTAAATAATGTTGGTATTTATAGTATTCAGTATGAATTATTAAATGTATATAAACCAAATTATATTATTCTTGATTCTAAAGTAACTAAAGAATTTGCATCAAAATCAATTTATAAAAATTTAACAGATTATATTATAAATATTTGTAAAAAATTAGAAATTAGTATAATTGCATCAGATATAGATGGATTTTTCAAATTTAAACAGATTCAAAATTATAATATTGATTATGCATATGGAAATATTATTGGTTCTTCGTTAGAACCAAAATATGATTTAGATAAAGAAGCTAGATATATTCTTTTCAAAGAAAAAAATAATTCTACTTCTATTAAATAA